GCCCTCGGCGGCGGAGTGGTCGGCGACTTGGCCGGGTTCGTCGCTTCGGTCTTCTATCGCGGCATCCCTTTCGTGCAGATCCCGACAACAATCGTCTCACAGGTGGACTCGTCTGTCGGCGGGAAGACAGGGGTAAACCTGCCGCAGGGCAAGAATCTGCTGGGAGCCTTTCACCAGCCGGCCCTGGTGATCGTCGATCCCGACGTGCTCGCCACGCTGCCGGACCGCGAGTATCGCGAAGGCTACGCGGAGGTTATCAAGCACGCCGCCATCCGAGATGCCGCAATGATCGCTGATATTGCCGCGCTCGACCCTTCGACGCGCGAGGTACCTGCTGACCTGATCGCGCGGAACATCGCCATCAAGGCTCGGATCGTCGAAGTGGATGAGCATGAAACCAAGGGCATCCGTGCCCTTCTCAATCTCGGCCACACCATCGGGCATGGTATCGAAGCGGCAGTCCCCTACGGCAGCATGCTCCACGGGGAGGCAATCTCACTCGGACTGCGTGCCGCCCTCTATCTTTCTGAGAAACGCTCGGGACTATCAAAGGAAGACTCCGCCAAGATCCTCGGACTCCTCCAGCACTTCAGGCTGCCCCTCATTCTTGAGGACCAGATCACGACGGAACAAATCCTTCACAAGCTGGGCCGCGACAAGAAATTCGAAGCAGGCAAGATCCGCTTCGTCCTGCTGAGCAAGGCTGGCGATGCCTTCGTCAGCGATGCCGTAACGGCGGAAGATCTGCAGGAGGCCATCGAACACCTGCGGCATCCGCTTTAAGTTGGACCCGCAAGGCAATCTATCTTCTACCCACCACTCAAAAACAGAAAACCCCGTCGCCCTTTCGGACGACGGGGTCTTTGAAAGACAAACCCATTACATTCCCGGCAACTCGACGGTGCGGGAGTATTGGAAGGATTCCTGAGCCAGGATCTTCTCGCGCACCTCATCCTTGAGGCCGGGGGTGTTGAGACGGATCACAGCAGCGTCGGAAAGCACGGTAATGCCGATTTCGACGCCCTTGAGGCGACCGGCCTTGAGTTCGTCGATGCTGACGACCGGCTTGAGCTGGCCGACGGAAGCATCGGTCTCCAAGCCATTGCCGCGGAGGATCATCTCCGTTCCGGCAGCGTCTTCACCGAGGGTCACGCGCACCGGCACCGTGGTCGGAGCATTGTTACCCGAACCCGGCTGGGTCACTTCCACCTGGAAGGTCAGCGTGAACTGATAAATGTTTTCGCAGACGAAGTTCTCCACTTCCTTGACCTTGTCATCGTAGCTGGAGAAAGCCGCCTTCAGGTCAGCTTGGCCCAGTAGATCCTTAAAGGTATCATCCGGATTCACCAGCAGGCGGTAGAACACGAAGGTGGAGGAATCATCTTCCTCGGTGCCCTTCACCGGATCCTGATATTCGAGCTTGTAACCCACGCAGGACACGTCGCCTCCCGCATCGTTCGCCGTACCGATCTCACCAAGGTAACGGTCGGTTGCAGCAGTGAAGAAAATCAGATCTGCGGCGTTCGAGCTTTGGTTGGCCGAAGTACCCGGCAGATCGCTGCTGATCTTCGCATACATCCACTCGAAGGAATTGCCGCGGCGCGATACCATGGACTCGAAGTCCTTCGCCAGGGTATCCAGCATCGACTTCGCTTGGCGGGATGCGCGGATCTCCGCACGACCACGCTGCCACGAATCCAAGGCCACACCGGTGATGGAAACGAGGACGGTGACGATCACCGTGGTGATGGCCATGGCGACCATCAGCTCGATCAGGGTGAAGCCGCGCAGGAAGCGGCGCTTTAAGGATAAAGGGGTTTTCATTGGAAGTCAGCAGTTGGCTGTCTTAGCGGCGAACGGCGAGGTTGCGGGTGAAGATGGGTTTGGTGAGGTTGTTCGGATCGAACTTCCCACCCTGCCGGACGTATTCCGGTGCACTGTTCGGCACAATGAAGAACTCCGCGGCGAAAGCAATAACCGCTTCCACGTAGGCGTCGGAACCGGAGCCACCCAAGGACTCGCCGGTGTTGTTCGGATCCGGGTTGATGCCACCGCTCTCGCGCTTCTTGAGCTGGCCGTTGCTGAACTCAAGCTGGGTCAACTTGGCCGCGAAGATCCGGCCGTCGAGTGCGTTGAGGTCTTCCATCAGCAGGGTGTCCGAGCGCAGGCGAACCATCGGCTGGACCACGAAATCCTTACCGGCGACACCTCCGCCTTGGGTAAACGGCTCCATGGTGCCGTCCTCGCGCAGCGAAGTCGGATTTCCGCGATACTGGTAAAGCATCACCGTCTCGCTGCCATCGGAGGCTTGTTCGATCCAGTTATAGGCCTTGTCGAAGCCAGTGGTGTAGCTCGGGCCCGAACCGCCGGGACGAAGGGTCACAAGCTCGCGTTCGAGAGCCGCGGCCAAGCGGTCCGCCTCCTGAACGCTGATCGCCTTACGCAGACCCGTGGTGGCGGGGCCGAAAACGGCGAGGAACGCGGTGAGAAGCAAGGCAAGCACACCGATGGCGATAACGGTTTCCATCAAAGTGAAACCGCGGCGCATGCGTGAAAGGGTGGAATTCATGTTGTCGTCAGAATTTGGTCACGTCGGAAGGAATGCCGATTTGGTCCGGCCCGCGGAACAGCGAGGTGCGGCCGTTTCTCCAAATCACAAAGCCGGCAAAGTCGCGCTTGCCGTCGCCGGTCACCCGAGGCTCTTCGCCGTCGGGGCGAATGCCGGAGCCAACCACGAAGCTCGAGCCCGGAGAGGTACAAATCCCCTCGGAGTTGAACTCGTAGTAGAGGTAACGGCCATCGAAGGCGCGTTTGTTGATGGTGAGGGTCATTTCTTCGATGTCCCCGCTCCCGGCCTCATGATCCTTCTTGCTGTAGGACTTGCTGAAGAAGGTCTTCTCCGGAAGGTTCAGCGCGCGGCTGGCAAGCTCCCACTCTTCGGTAGGCTCGCCCTGCTCATCCAGCTTCTGGTAAGCTACCACGATGCG
This portion of the Luteolibacter luteus genome encodes:
- the aroB gene encoding 3-dehydroquinate synthase, with translation MPTTRVDLGDRSYDVLVEKGLLSQAGQAIQQAGVRGRAAVISDANVSRHHGAKLLASLEAAGFAPSLHEVPAGEGSKSMSQVEELCAAMAEAKHDRRSFVVALGGGVVGDLAGFVASVFYRGIPFVQIPTTIVSQVDSSVGGKTGVNLPQGKNLLGAFHQPALVIVDPDVLATLPDREYREGYAEVIKHAAIRDAAMIADIAALDPSTREVPADLIARNIAIKARIVEVDEHETKGIRALLNLGHTIGHGIEAAVPYGSMLHGEAISLGLRAALYLSEKRSGLSKEDSAKILGLLQHFRLPLILEDQITTEQILHKLGRDKKFEAGKIRFVLLSKAGDAFVSDAVTAEDLQEAIEHLRHPL
- a CDS encoding PulJ/GspJ family protein translates to MKTPLSLKRRFLRGFTLIELMVAMAITTVIVTVLVSITGVALDSWQRGRAEIRASRQAKSMLDTLAKDFESMVSRRGNSFEWMYAKISSDLPGTSANQSSNAADLIFFTAATDRYLGEIGTANDAGGDVSCVGYKLEYQDPVKGTEEDDSSTFVFYRLLVNPDDTFKDLLGQADLKAAFSSYDDKVKEVENFVCENIYQFTLTFQVEVTQPGSGNNAPTTVPVRVTLGEDAAGTEMILRGNGLETDASVGQLKPVVSIDELKAGRLKGVEIGITVLSDAAVIRLNTPGLKDEVREKILAQESFQYSRTVELPGM
- a CDS encoding prepilin-type N-terminal cleavage/methylation domain-containing protein; its protein translation is MTSPKKRLLGGFSLIELLVVILIISLLLTLGAVGLRGITGGNGVGAAVATSEAVFDEARSIAVGKGTKSRVLVDINDPRDTENYLRRIVVAYQKLDEQGEPTEEWELASRALNLPEKTFFSKSYSKKDHEAGSGDIEEMTLTINKRAFDGRYLYYEFNSEGICTSPGSSFVVGSGIRPDGEEPRVTGDGKRDFAGFVIWRNGRTSLFRGPDQIGIPSDVTKF
- a CDS encoding prepilin-type N-terminal cleavage/methylation domain-containing protein; translated protein: MNSTLSRMRRGFTLMETVIAIGVLALLLTAFLAVFGPATTGLRKAISVQEADRLAAALERELVTLRPGGSGPSYTTGFDKAYNWIEQASDGSETVMLYQYRGNPTSLREDGTMEPFTQGGGVAGKDFVVQPMVRLRSDTLLMEDLNALDGRIFAAKLTQLEFSNGQLKKRESGGINPDPNNTGESLGGSGSDAYVEAVIAFAAEFFIVPNSAPEYVRQGGKFDPNNLTKPIFTRNLAVRR